gacGGGCATGGGGCCGCTGCTTTTCATTCTAAGCCTTTTAAATgctatttgacttttttaaactataaacttCTTTGAAAAGCTTGTGGAAGTTCTTAATGAAGGATGGAAACCCCCAGTAAAGGCGTCAGATGTGAAAGAGCCCCGACAGCGTAGCCAGTCACGGGGGGACAGGACTCCCTGGTGACCAGGGCTGGAATAGGCTGTGCAGATCCCCGGCACTTCATGTTCCTAGGTGGGATTTTCTAGATCGCCGTCAGCTATTTTTCTCCTGCCCGTTCTTCTAcggtctttttcttattaatctgTAAAGGCTCTCAAATGGAATAGCCATCCATCACAGCTGCTACAAACATTCCAGATTTGTTGTTGGCCTTCTGATGTTGATATATAAAATGCTGACATAGGtgactatttttctttcctagttcCCTTGTTTATGATTATGTTTAGGAAGGCTTTTCTACCCTgagatcagtaaatatttacctatcctcccttcttcccccctTTTATTTTAACCGTGTTTTTAAAGCCTCAGGGCCAGTGGTATTCTCTTGGCATGTAACTCACTCAGCTGACAAGACTTCAGTGATGTAACATAAAGGGTTACAAGTGGATCCTTCTTAATATGGCTTACGATTTGGAATCCTCAGTCACATATTGTTTCTTGTCAAAATAcccatttatgttttcttcattcaGCCACCTCACAGCTGTCCCCTAATTTTTCAGGTGTCCCAGAACCCTGATGGCAAACTTCAAGGGCCACGCTCTCCCAGGGAGTTTCTTCTTAATAGTGGGGCTATGGTGGTCAGTGAAGTACCCACTGAAGTACTTTCACCAAAAGGGGAAAAGCAGCCAACTGATTCGTCATTATCAGCGTCTCGAAATCACTGAAGCTGCGATCAGAACTTTGTTTTCAGTCATCGGTAAGAATGTGGGTGTCATCAGGTCCAGAGGATCTCCCCATCACACCCAGAACTTTTAGCCCATTTGCTGGACCCTGTGAAATGGATGTTTCCATTGGCAGAGATAACAGAAGAGGGTTTCCAGTTGGTCACTAGATATTTTATCGTAATATCTATTGTGTACCAAGCTTTCTAACATTAACAGTTAACAGCACCATAGTTGTTACACCACAGAACGCTATGAAAACTACCAAATAAACTATATTCTTTGCCCTAAAAGGACACAGGTCTAAGTTGTAGGAAGAGAAGACATACTTTACGAGAAACataaaataggaaggaaaaaaaaagaacaaattaagagaGTAAAATAAGCTCATGTACATGAGTTATGAGAAAGTACTAAATGGTTCAACTTTAGAAAAGTCATCTTTTTTCCTCCAATTGTCTCTCCATTAGAATCTCAAGAGTTAGTTAACACCCAACTCTTTGGTATAACCTCCATCCCCAAATCTCAAGCAAATACAGAGAGGGGGAGTTCATGCTAGGCGGCCAATAAGATAGGCAGTAGAAGAGATTGAAAAAAGCCAACAGAGGGCTACTTGAAGGGATTTTCCTTTACTGTGTCCCCTTCCAGTAAAGTCCACCAACTTCCACTGTTACCTGCCATCCATTCCACCACTGGTGGCCCTCAAGGAATGAGCAAGGCCAATAATAGAAAGTATTCATCCTCAGGATCAGTCCATCACATGAGTAATGAGGGATCTTACTCTGCAATTGCATTCTGCCACTTGTCACATCTTAGGCCTCCGGTTTCTCAACAATTGGGAGGAACTGAATAACACTGGCTTCTCTTGGAGTACGCCAAGGTACATAGCTTTGTTTTTCCAGTCCAGCTGAATTTTCCCATTCACCAGTCATTCAGGCTTCCCAAAGGCTTTCTCATCTTTCTGAAGCTGAGAAGTGATGGGGCATATGGCTTAAATGGTAAGGACAACCTCAACTTTGCCtaaataaagctagaaaaattatatttggcCTCTTTGCTGGGTGAAAATAACTCGTTCAACAATTATCTCTTGAGCTCCTACACGTGCTGGGAACTCACGTCCTTGGTTTTGTGGATAAAAAAGGGGAACCAAACAGTCTCTGCTCTCACAGGGCTTCCATTCTAGTGTCACTGGGACTTCTTCCTGAGTTGTTTTCACCAACTCCTTGGTCCTTTACACATAAATTCTGAAAGGGGCCagtgtgagaaaaaaatgtttgaggaaCAGGGTCCAGAATGTTGTCACGGAGGGCTAATTCTAGGCCCCAAGAACATTTCAGGTACCAGGCAAAAGGCACATCTTTTGCCTtccaaaatggataaaagaagaGGGGATAAGAACTGAAAGCTGCACTGTGGCACAGCTTCAGTCTTCTGGCCCCAATCTCTAAAGCTTCCCTCTCCTGAGATACAGGAGGGCCAGAAACACCAAGGTGATGGGGCCTTACCATGCTCCCCAGTGTTGAGAACAGAGACCTGAAGCTATGACAAGGCCCCACAGCTCACTTAGCTCGCTCATGCCTAGGAAAAGCACTCACTTGAAGTCCGCCCGGACAGAAACACACCTGGGCTGCTTAGGCATGCACAAGTGTCTTCCCCACCAGCGTATCTCTGCTTGGATTCTATTATTTTCAACCTAATTGTTTCTTTCCGGGATTTCTTTCACTGCTCACTTGCCAGAGCGAGCGCAGAGATTCACGTATCAGCCACCCTCACTTAATGCTTTCATCTCAGCTACTGGACAGATTTCCTGGGGACCTGTGTGACGGCATTGGTATTGTTTCTCCTCCCCCACAAAAGACCAACAAAGGCAAGATGTCTACACAGGTTCCTCAGCAAATAGCTTATTTTATACTGACATAGCTGCATCTGAGGCAGCAAAGTAGGTCCACTGAACCGGAGACCACCTTCACCCACATCTCCACTCACTTAtgacttggggttttttttttactgtctcctgTTTGTCTTGGAGCTGCTCGTCCCTCCTCAATTTCCACTCTCATTTCCCTGCAGGGATCCTGGCAGAGCAGTTTGTTCCGGATGGGCCCCACCTCcacctgtacaatgaaaaccaCTGGGTCAAGCTAATGAACTGGCAGCACTGTACCATGTATCTGTTCTTCGCAGTCTCAGGAATCACCGATATACTCACCTGTCTCATCGCCCACATTCCCCTGGGGGTGGACAGACTGGTTCTGGCTGTGGCAGCATTCACTGAAGGTAACTGAGTGGTAAGGATAGAGAAGAGGATGCAGAGACTGACAAGTTGTGTTTATGAGGGACGAGAACCACTGCAAAGATAATAACCTTACCCAGAAAATCCAAATCCCTGAACTTCAAAACCTAAATAGGACTTGGTCCTATGCTCTGGATGGTACAGATGACATATTCCATAAGGCAGCACATGGAGCTTGAGGCTTTTAGCCAAAGCCTCAGGCTAGTAGCGCACACACTCACCCTGCCCTCCTACTAccaccccagccccctccacACTTGTACTTTTCCATGAGGCTGTGCACGTGGAAACATACAAGAACTGTCTGAAGACTGGCTGAATGCCATCATGCGGGAGGGTAACTCCCTTTGGTCAGCTAAGAGAAACTCTGCACTCCACTCCCCACCCCGGAGCGTTGTTGTCTGGACTCCACAAATCTCAGAAGATCCACCCTGCAGCTAGGACAGATCTCCCAATAAAATTCACATTAACTGGGGTAATGAAAAAGCATTTTGTAATCCAACAACCTCACTTACTTCTGTACCTCAGGAAGAGCTGAAAAAAGGTTGAAGGCAAAACTGAATTtcaagtatacacacacacaatgtgtcACAAATCAGCTACGTTTCACCTACCCATCCTGCACTGAACCCACCATGAGTTCGGTAAAGATTTAGGAAGATGCATCCTTTAATGTTTATACCCACAGCACACATGAAGTAAACTTAATCTGCATCTGTTTGTTGCCCTGTAATGTTACATAAACTGACTTCCTAAGTGCTGAAGAATCTAGCTTTGAGACAGGTGCAGAAGGAAATTCTAATAAAGGAAAAGGTCCAGAATTAATCCTCTGAAGTAGAAACAAGCAAATCTCTGATGGCTGTAATTCGCTTTGGAGCAGGTTTTCTCTTCTACTACCACGTTCATAACCGGCCACCACTGGACCAGCACATCCACTCACTCCTGCTGTGTGCTGTGTTTGGAGGGGCTCTCAGCATCTTCTTAGAGGTGATCCTTCGGGACAATATTGTGCTGGAACTTTTCCGAACCAGCCTTGTTCTTCTTcagggcacctggttctggcaggTAATTATCCAAAACAATGCTCCTCACGTTGAATGGATTCAGGAGCCCCCAAGAGTGTCAAGAGAAGTCTTGAAGATACAGCACTAACGTACCGCGTGAATGCGTTAGATGCCCACCCCTGACCTGTGTAATTTTATCCACTAATCTCCTGCTGCTGCATTAACGAGCATTATCTATGGAGCACACAGCAAGCAGATTAAATGTTTCCCTATCTGCCCTCCCCAGTGGAGGTACTGATACCATTTACAGGTTCCTCTTGCTCAACTGTTCACTTCAAGTGTGGTccctgaaattttgttttaaataaggcTACCCTAAAACCAGAATTAACTTAGAACAACTTTTCTGTCATCAAGGCCTTTCTGTGCTAATGGAGGTGTGGGAAATGTGAGGTGGGGGGACTGTATGTATAGGAAGCAGGCTAGATGGCTACTCAGGACCAACTAATGACAAGGCCAACTTCTCTCTATAATCCACCAGATTGGGTTTGtactgtttccaccttttggaaCACCCGAATGGGACCAGAACGATCATTCaaacatcatgttcatcaccatGTGCTTCTGCTGGCATTACTTGGTTGCCCTCTGCATCGTGGCCATCAGCTACTGTCTTGTTTCCTGGTATGTCCAAGAGAAGAGACTTTTATCAAGGTTTTCCTCCTAACCAACCCCTGCTCCCGAAATTATACTGCACCATTTTTATTTACAGTGACCCACTCTTCATAACTAGTGCTAACTTCCACCACTTAAAGAGTGCCAACTATATGCTAAGTTCTGTGCAAGGTACTCTACACCTGCAAATGGTGATGAGTTTTTGAGAAGTTCAAGGACTTCTCTGGTCACAGTAACCTGATAGACCCGGGTTTCAAATGCAGTTCTGACAGATTTTAAGCCTGTGGTACGTTAGGAAAAACTCTGAATCAGGCATCGATGCTGGATTACAAAACCTACCTGTCCCTGGTTCGTTCTCAGCTCATCAACTAATGCCTGGATTTGCCCTTACTGCTTCCTGGAGAGCTCTGACAATCAGATTCAGATACCATAGCTGCCAGTGTTCTCTAAAGTGCTCCTCAGAGGTTACTGTGACAGCTATGCACTTACTATCACGTGACAGTACTTCCTGTGCACTTACTGTGGTAAGCACTTAAAGTGTGCTACCCCATTTAATCGTCATCACTTTATGAAGTACATAATCTAAcatgttacagatggggaaaccaaggcttcAAAAGACTGAGGGACTTGATCAAGGTCACCCAGCCCAGTCTTGAACCACAGCGCGAGAGTGACTTTGAGCATGTGGTATTGCTAGTTCTGTTGTTGCTGTAGCtcccttttttttcctagttCCTGATTTCCCTATCCAAAGCAGATCTAATTCCCCCAGGGAGAGTTCCACACAGACCAAACACAAGGGAACTCAAGGTCATAGTTTCTTTTAGTTCTGCTGCCTGGTCAGTGAAACAGTAAGGGAGGCATGAGACCTAAGTTTAATCTCAGTTATGACATTAACTATTAAATATTATTAGTCATGAGTCCATTTACCTACCAATGAATACTGTCCAAGAAGGCAGAAATGTAGACAAGTAATCACAGTATTTGATAGAGatgtttaaaaaatgctttaagaaaCAGTAGCTGCCTTAACATCCTTGGGTGAGGGAATAAGGGAATtgtagggggagggggagctAATTTGTCTTACTGTTTCTCTATTACAGCTATTTGACTCGGTTAAAGAGGCACGGAGAAGGAGAAATCATTGGGATTCAGAAGCTGAAGTCAGATCACAGCTACCAGAAGGCCCTCTTGAGTGGCTCAGATGAGGAATGAGAGGAGGTCCTCAGTCATCGATGAGGAGTGGACACGTCCCTTTGAGCATGAGCAGCCAGCGTGCTGAAAGGTGTGGCTCAGCTCCCCCATGTCAGTGCTTGCTTCCACCTGCTCTCAAGCTTCCACCTCTCATCTAACTGACTCATCGTGTCAGTGTGGTGCCcttcataaagaaaaatgaaacaagccTTCACCTGTGTCTCAGTGTGAAGACAACTCAGAGACTCTGAAGCTTCAGAACAGGAAGTGGCTCATGGATAAATCTAGGATATGAATCCAGCTGAACCTTCTGCTTTTGATAacgtatttctttttctctcaagaaAGCAGCTACTTTGTTATCAGAAAGTAAGCAAATGACAGTGCCTTTATTTTCGAGATACAACTCTAACGTGTTTGAGTAAAATAATTCACAAGCtttggttattttaaatattacttgTTGAACATCTCCTAACTAATCCTAATGTTCCAGGGTTATTGAACTAATGTACTAATCAACAGTATCACTGGTGATAAGTGACAAAATTGGGtcaaaggtgacttttttttttttaatcaggaagCTAGTTAGTGGCCCCGCTGAGAGCTGGAACTCAGATGTTCTGACTTCTCAAAAGTACCCTAGTAAGAGGACGCTGACAGGAAATCTTCATAATGAGGTAGAAAGATGTCAGGTTACAGAAGGCCTCGAATTTAAATATAGCTGAGAGCAAATGATAAGAATCCTGCAAAAGATCTGAATCCTGAACTAGGAATATAAAGTCTCGATACTCTAGTCTTGGTTCtgaatctgtttttttctctttaaacttctttcaacaaatatttattaaacacctactttACAATAGCACTGAAATGGTTGCAAAGATTAACAAAACGTGTGTCCTGCAAGGACTTCACAGTCTAATGGGAGAGATATGCAAGCAGATGCACACAGGATGACTGGTGCCACCAAGGGGAAGTGCCACAACCAGGAGAGACCAAGGCGGCAGGAAAAAGGAGGGGTCTGCGCCACAGAAAAAGCACATTCCAGGCACAGAGGAGAGGAGGCACAAAGGCAATGAAAGATCAAATAACAGAGTTAACTCAGTTCTATAAACTGATAAAAGCCGGTTAGGACAAATTTGAAAGGCCTTATCAACCGAACAGTATCATCCATTTGTATAGCATTTTCCAGACTCTCAAATGCATTGTATCTCACCTGATTCTCACAACCACCTCTAATGTAAGTACGTTAGGTTCTTCAGAGAAGTCGATGAGCCTAAGGTCACACACCTACTAAGTCGTAAAACCCGTCTTGAGCAGGACTCAAAAGTGAGCTTGTTTCCAATTCTTCCCCTCTGCTCCTTCACACAAACGCAGGAAAGAGCATTTCTGTGAAGCACTGTGTGCTCTGTGAAAGAAACACTGTCCTGAAGTGAAAGGTAGCCTCGCATGGTTGGCCAGCATTTCAGAGTTGAAGTGACATCTTAGGGATTAAGAATGAGCTACCTGAAAACACTGACTTAATTATAAGAGAACCTGTGGGTCCCCTTTCATGATCCACTCTGGTTTGCCTGCCGAGTAGGAACCCAAACGTTCATTCATCAAGTACTGGATGACTTATTATTGGCAATTAATGTAAAACATGCTCTTTCCTTAGGGACCGGAGGTGGGAAGAAGGAACCTATTTCCAACTGTACTTTCACGGTAAAGTCAGACTTAAAAGAGGGCAAAATACTTTTAAGGAAATGTGGTATTTTCTCCTGAGTGGGGGGTTGAGGTATGCAGATCAGATATCAAAtgttaaaattcattttgatgCCCCTTTCACAGCATGGTTTGGGATACCTTCATGGAAGTGACCGACCTTGGCATGAACATTCTTAGATATGGTATTAAAGTACAAACCCATCACAACGCTATTCACCAAATCCAGTCTTGGACATGTGGTCTGAATAATTTTACCAACCTCTGAACCAGAGGTTCAGAGGCTCAATGGCTGCCACAAGTTCTTCTGGAATTGTTCCCCCCAAAACACCCACCATAGCTACCACATCTCTACAAGACCCCTGAGGTCTGCGTTTGTGGAACATTTGGTGCAAATGCTGGCGATGTCATTTGAACAACTCCAATAGGGGGCTGCCTTTCTACACGACTGCACTGACAGGCCAGGAAGTACCAAACTACACCTACCAGGGAGTCAACAGACACTGGTATCCCAAAACAGACCTGTTCTCCTCGGACATAAATGTCTGCAGGAACTAAGGAGGTAGGCGGAGTCAGGTGACTTCAGTAAATCAAAGTGCAGTGCAGAGTTGGGGCTGTCTGCCAGAGCTACTCTTATGAAATCATTTGTTAAGTAAATTCAGAAGGGGTTTGTTTTAACCAGCAGTAAATACCTGAGACAGGATCCCTCaaatttctccccttctctcattTAGAAACTGTCACATGGACTGTCCATGTGAAATGTGACTCTAGGAAGTAATGACAGGCAAATATCAAAGTCTCAGGAAACACAGATGCACTCTCCTTTACTCAGGTAAAGACCAACTTTTCCCTTCACTGCAGTCCCCACCTGTCACCACCACCAGTCCTACTTCTGTGCCAACCTCTACTACCCACCAAGAGCTCAGGCTTACCTCAGCCAGTCCACCTCTGCTCTTTGTAACCCAGGCTTACCACTCCTAACTCAATCATCCCCAAGTCTCACCATGACACATCACAGCCATCCCCACCCTGAGCAAGGCAGCAGAAAGGGCGCCTAACTCAGAATCAGAAGACTGGATTTACATCCTGGTTTTCTCAACTTCAACTCAGACTGACATTTTCTCACAGTTAAAACAAGGACGATAATGTCTACTTTACAGAACTGCTTTCAGAATCAAATGTGATGTCCATAAAATGACTACGTAACCAAGAAGCCACTCTAACCTTCTCTGCTCCTCTGGAACTTGCCTACTCAACTTTCCACCCAGCAACACCCTCTGAACTAGGCCATTCCAATTCTTTACCCTCCAACTCCACTTCCTCACCTAGACCCCATAAAAGATCACCACTAAATTTCCACGGattaaagatacatttttaataatCTGGACACTTTCAAGAGAGATAAGGAAGCCCTGTCACTGTAGAAAAGCTCCATCACCCAACCCCTG
The Equus caballus isolate H_3958 breed thoroughbred chromosome 7, TB-T2T, whole genome shotgun sequence genome window above contains:
- the TMEM45B gene encoding transmembrane protein 45B codes for the protein MANFKGHALPGSFFLIVGLWWSVKYPLKYFHQKGKSSQLIRHYQRLEITEAAIRTLFSVIGILAEQFVPDGPHLHLYNENHWVKLMNWQHCTMYLFFAVSGITDILTCLIAHIPLGVDRLVLAVAAFTEGFLFYYHVHNRPPLDQHIHSLLLCAVFGGALSIFLEVILRDNIVLELFRTSLVLLQGTWFWQIGFVLFPPFGTPEWDQNDHSNIMFITMCFCWHYLVALCIVAISYCLVSCYLTRLKRHGEGEIIGIQKLKSDHSYQKALLSGSDEE